A window of Staphylococcus sp. 17KM0847 contains these coding sequences:
- the hisS gene encoding histidine--tRNA ligase — MINIPRGTQDILPETSSQWRYIESRLHELMAQYNYQEIRTPIFESTELFARGVGDSTDVVQKEMYTFKDKGDRSITLRPEGTAAVVRSYIENKMQGLANQPVKLYYNGPMFRYERKQKGRYRQFNQFGVEAIGAENPSIDAEVLAMVMHIYQSFGLKNLKLVINSIGDAASRIEYQEALKAHFKPVIHNYCSDCQKRIDTNPMRILDCKVDRDKPEMKTAPAITEYLNETSKAYFEAVKAHLDRLNIPYVVDPNLVRGLDYYTHTAFEVMMDSSDYDGAITTLCGGGRYNGLLELLDGPQQTGIGFALSIERLLLALEAEGIELPMHNHIDLFIATMGQSADNYAVVLLNELRHAGIKADKDYLGRKLKGQMKQADRLAARYTIVIGDQELEQQQVAIKNMTTGESETIKFDDITKYINGGL; from the coding sequence ATGATTAATATTCCACGAGGGACGCAAGATATTTTACCAGAAACATCATCACAGTGGCGTTATATTGAATCGCGTTTACATGAGCTGATGGCACAGTACAATTATCAAGAAATTCGAACACCGATTTTTGAAAGTACAGAACTTTTTGCACGTGGTGTAGGAGATTCGACAGACGTCGTTCAAAAAGAAATGTATACATTTAAGGATAAGGGAGATCGTAGTATTACGTTACGCCCAGAAGGTACAGCAGCAGTTGTACGCAGTTATATTGAAAATAAAATGCAAGGTTTAGCCAATCAACCGGTAAAACTTTATTATAACGGACCTATGTTTCGTTATGAACGTAAACAAAAAGGGCGCTATCGTCAATTTAATCAATTTGGAGTAGAAGCAATTGGGGCAGAAAACCCAAGTATAGACGCAGAAGTGCTTGCAATGGTCATGCATATCTACCAATCTTTTGGTTTGAAAAACTTAAAACTTGTGATCAACAGTATTGGGGATGCAGCGTCTCGTATTGAATACCAAGAAGCTTTAAAAGCACATTTTAAGCCGGTTATTCATAATTATTGCTCAGATTGTCAAAAACGAATTGATACCAATCCGATGCGCATTTTGGATTGCAAAGTAGATAGAGACAAACCAGAAATGAAAACAGCACCAGCTATTACAGAGTATTTAAATGAAACATCAAAAGCATATTTTGAAGCAGTAAAAGCACATTTAGACCGTTTGAATATTCCGTATGTTGTAGATCCAAACCTTGTGCGAGGACTGGATTATTATACACACACGGCTTTTGAGGTGATGATGGACAGTTCTGATTATGATGGTGCGATTACGACATTATGTGGTGGCGGTCGTTATAATGGTTTGCTTGAATTATTAGATGGACCACAGCAAACAGGTATTGGTTTCGCATTGAGTATCGAACGTTTGCTGTTGGCATTAGAGGCAGAAGGTATTGAATTACCAATGCACAACCATATTGATCTCTTTATCGCAACAATGGGTCAATCAGCTGATAATTATGCAGTTGTACTTTTAAATGAATTGCGTCATGCAGGTATTAAAGCAGATAAAGATTATTTGGGTCGTAAGTTAAAAGGACAGATGAAGCAAGCTGACCGACTCGCGGCACGATATACAATCGTTATTGGAGATCAAGAGCTTGAACAACAACAAGTTGCGATTAAAAATATGACAACTGGCGAATCAGAAACGATAAAATTTGATGATATTACAAAATATATTAATGGAGGGCTATAA